The Streptomyces albofaciens JCM 4342 genome has a segment encoding these proteins:
- a CDS encoding Uma2 family endonuclease has translation MTAETAHHWPVPPPDGYTVDDLLTLPDLPPHTELLDGSLVFVSPQRCFHSIVIDLLVNGLRRTAPSELKVTREMTVVIDRRNGPEPDITVVRAAAARSRMQSYFQGRDVLLAVEVVSPESEARDRDTKPYKYANAGIPYFWRVEMAGADDHPVVHAFELALETRAYRPVDTFREQVKLGAPFDIDIDLTAIDTL, from the coding sequence ATGACCGCTGAGACCGCGCATCACTGGCCCGTGCCCCCGCCGGACGGTTACACCGTGGACGACCTGCTGACCCTGCCCGACCTCCCGCCGCATACGGAGTTGCTCGACGGGAGCTTGGTCTTCGTGAGCCCACAGCGGTGTTTCCACAGCATCGTGATCGACTTGCTGGTGAACGGGCTGCGTCGCACCGCGCCGTCGGAGTTGAAGGTCACTCGCGAGATGACCGTAGTGATCGACAGGCGTAACGGTCCGGAGCCGGACATTACGGTGGTGCGGGCCGCGGCGGCGCGCAGCCGGATGCAGTCGTACTTCCAGGGCCGGGACGTGCTGCTCGCCGTCGAGGTGGTGTCCCCGGAGTCCGAGGCCCGGGATCGCGACACCAAGCCGTACAAGTACGCGAACGCGGGCATCCCGTATTTCTGGCGGGTCGAGATGGCGGGGGCCGACGATCACCCGGTGGTGCACGCTTTCGAGCTGGCCTTGGAGACGCGCGCCTACCGTCCCGTCGACACCTTCCGGGAGCAGGTGAAACTCGGCGCGCCCTTCGACATCGACATCGACCTGACGGCGATCGACACCCTGTGA
- the guaA gene encoding glutamine-hydrolyzing GMP synthase: MPSASPAAAPDVVLVVDFGAQYAQLIARRVREARVYSEIVPSTMPVAEMLAKNPKAIILSGGPSSVYAEGAPSLDRSLFEAGVPVFGMCYGFQLMATTLGGTVDNTGAREYGRTDLHVSKNGSTLFEGTPAEQPVWMSHGDACSAAPEGFTVTASTDMVPVAAFENDEKKLYGVQYHPEVMHSTHGQQVLEHFLYRGAGIEPAWTTTNVVDDQIAAIREQVGSARAICGLSGGVDSAVAAALVQKAIGDQLTCVYVDHGLMRKGETEQVEKDFVAATGVQLKVVDASERFLKALAGVSDPEEKRKIIGREFIRVFEQAQAEIIAESGAAGEPVKFLVQGTLYPDIVESGGGTGTANIKSHHNVGGLPEDLEFELIEPLRQLFKDEVRRVGTELGLPDEIVQRQPFPGPGLGIRIVGEVTRERLDLLREADAIAREELTAAGLDREIWQCPVVLLADVRSVGVQGDGRSYGHPVVLRPVSSEDAMTADWTRMPYDVLARISTRITNEVPEVNRVVLDVTSKPPGTIEWE, translated from the coding sequence GTGCCATCAGCGTCACCTGCTGCCGCCCCCGACGTCGTCCTGGTAGTCGACTTCGGCGCGCAGTACGCCCAGCTCATCGCCCGCCGCGTACGCGAAGCCCGGGTCTACAGCGAGATCGTCCCGTCCACCATGCCGGTGGCCGAGATGCTCGCCAAGAACCCCAAGGCGATCATCCTTTCCGGCGGCCCGTCGTCGGTCTACGCCGAGGGCGCCCCCAGCCTGGACCGCTCCCTGTTCGAGGCCGGTGTCCCGGTCTTCGGCATGTGCTACGGCTTCCAGCTCATGGCCACCACCCTCGGCGGCACGGTCGACAACACCGGCGCCCGCGAGTACGGCCGTACCGACCTGCACGTCTCCAAGAACGGCTCGACCCTCTTCGAGGGCACCCCGGCCGAGCAGCCGGTGTGGATGTCGCACGGCGACGCCTGCTCCGCCGCGCCCGAGGGCTTCACCGTCACGGCCTCCACCGACATGGTCCCGGTCGCCGCCTTCGAGAACGACGAGAAGAAGCTGTACGGCGTCCAGTACCACCCCGAGGTGATGCACTCGACGCACGGCCAGCAGGTCCTGGAGCACTTCCTGTACCGCGGCGCCGGCATCGAGCCCGCCTGGACGACGACCAACGTCGTGGACGACCAGATCGCGGCCATCCGCGAGCAGGTCGGCAGCGCCCGGGCGATCTGCGGCCTGTCCGGCGGCGTGGACTCCGCGGTCGCCGCCGCCCTCGTCCAGAAGGCCATCGGCGACCAGCTGACCTGCGTGTACGTCGACCACGGCCTGATGCGCAAGGGCGAGACCGAGCAGGTCGAGAAGGACTTCGTGGCCGCCACCGGCGTCCAGCTGAAGGTCGTGGACGCCTCCGAGCGCTTCCTCAAGGCGCTGGCCGGCGTCTCCGACCCGGAAGAGAAGCGGAAGATCATCGGCCGCGAGTTCATCCGGGTCTTCGAGCAGGCCCAGGCGGAGATCATCGCCGAGTCCGGCGCGGCGGGCGAGCCCGTGAAGTTCCTGGTCCAGGGCACGCTCTACCCGGACATCGTGGAGTCCGGCGGCGGCACCGGCACCGCGAACATCAAGTCCCACCACAACGTCGGCGGCCTCCCCGAGGACCTGGAGTTCGAGCTCATCGAGCCGCTGCGCCAGCTCTTCAAGGACGAGGTCCGCCGCGTCGGCACCGAGCTGGGCCTGCCGGACGAGATCGTCCAGCGCCAGCCCTTCCCCGGCCCCGGCCTGGGCATCCGCATCGTCGGCGAGGTCACGCGCGAGCGCCTCGACCTCCTTCGCGAGGCCGACGCCATCGCCCGCGAGGAGCTGACCGCGGCCGGCCTGGACCGCGAGATCTGGCAGTGCCCGGTGGTCCTGCTCGCGGACGTCCGCTCGGTCGGCGTCCAGGGCGACGGCCGCTCCTACGGCCACCCGGTCGTGCTGCGCCCGGTCTCCTCCGAGGACGCGATGACCGCGGACTGGACCCGTATGCCGTACGACGTCCTGGCCCGCATCTCCACCCGCATCACCAACGAGGTCCCCGAGGTCAACCGCGTCGTCCTCGACGTCACCAGCAAGCCCCCGGGCACCATCGAGTGGGAGTGA
- a CDS encoding chorismate mutase encodes MSGTSGVQAAHGVKAVHGVQAVTDLTSTSVTAVPAAKAPAAPAKAPAAPDTGARTEAAAGVITDARARIDDLDGRIIGLVQERMAVSAVIQRERIGSGGRRVNLSREMQILEHYRGQLGRPGTALAMTLLELCRGRI; translated from the coding sequence ATGAGCGGTACGAGCGGCGTCCAGGCTGCGCACGGTGTCAAGGCTGTCCACGGCGTCCAGGCTGTGACGGATCTGACGAGCACCTCGGTGACGGCCGTCCCGGCGGCCAAGGCCCCGGCGGCCCCTGCCAAGGCCCCGGCGGCCCCCGATACCGGCGCCCGGACCGAGGCCGCGGCCGGTGTGATCACCGATGCCCGGGCGCGGATCGACGATCTCGACGGGCGGATCATCGGCCTCGTACAGGAACGCATGGCGGTCTCGGCGGTCATCCAGCGCGAGCGCATCGGTTCCGGCGGGCGCCGGGTGAACCTGTCCCGCGAGATGCAGATCCTGGAGCACTACAGGGGGCAGCTCGGCCGCCCCGGCACCGCGCTGGCCATGAC